A stretch of DNA from Desulfomicrobium apsheronum:
GACACCATGCGCAGGGCCTTGGGCGGACTGAGCGACGAACTTTTCAAACCTTCCCGCGTGGTCAACTTGAAGGGCGAATAATGGTTGACGGCTCAAGCGTCACCGGGTAACAGGTGAACCATGACAGGCGCAACACGACAAGCAAGGCTTCGAGAGAGACGGAAGGATCTTCATCGGCTGGATCTGTGGATCAGCCCCGAATCGGCGGAAATGCTCAAGGCCCTTTGCAGGCGTTACGGCATGACGCAAGGGCCTATGATTGAGAAGCTGGTACGCGAGAAGGCCGCGAAGGAAGGCGATATTTCCGAGTCCTGACATGGATCATGGACTCAAAAC
This window harbors:
- a CDS encoding RepB family protein is translated as MTGATRQARLRERRKDLHRLDLWISPESAEMLKALCRRYGMTQGPMIEKLVREKAAKEGDISES